The genomic window AAGACCATTGGCGCGTTTCAGAAAAAATCGGCGGCTATTTCTAAAAAAGCAATGGCTTTAAACAATAATATTCCAGCTCAGTTTAACCAGCCTCAAATCAAAAGCCGTATTTCTATTTTAATAACAAAAATTAAAATGCTGGATTTATTTATTCATTTAAGTAAAATTCCAGATGATAAAGTGGTTTTTTTAATACAGGAAATCAATAAAGAACTGATTTCACTGGAGAGACAAATGGATAAAATTGTCGAGAAAGCCAAAATTCCTAAAGAACAAGGAGAAGAAGATTTCCTTAGAATGTTAGACACAACACGCGCGATTCCAAATTCGGCACCGCCAGTAGATCCAAATATACCAAGAGTTGAGTAAAAACGCCTTATATACTACATACGACAATCTGCCAAAAGCAGAGCAGATTGCTAAAAATTTACTAGAAGGAAATCAGGTAAAAATGAACATCAGCGGATTGTTAGGATCTGCTGTTTCATTTATTATCCGTTCCGTTTTCAAGAAAACCGAACTGCCTTTTCTGATTGTTTTATACAATAAAGAAGAAGCGGCGTATTATCTAAACGATCTCGAACAGATGATTGGAGAACAAGATGTATTGTTTTATCCCGCATCATTTCGCCGTCCGTACCAAATTGATGAAACCGATAATGCCAATGTTTTGCTTCGTGCAGAGGTTTTAAATAGAATCAATTCTAGAAAAAAGCCAGCCGTAATTGTTACGTATCCAGAAGCACTTTTTGAGAAAGTAGTTACGAGAAGAGAACTTGATAAAAACACTTTAAAAGTAGCTTTGAACGATAAAATTTCGATTGATTTTATCAACGAAGTTTTGTTTGAATACGAATTCAAAAGAGTAGATTTTATTACAGAACCTGGAGAATTTTCAGTTCGTGGAGGAATTGTCGATGTCTTTTCTTTCTCAAACGATCATCCGTACAGAATTGAGTTTTTTGGAAACGAAGTAGATAGCATCAGAACTTTTGATGTTGAAACGCAATTATCGGTAGAAACGCATAAAAAAATCACGATTATCCCGAATGTGGAGAACAAACTTTTTCAGGAAAACCGTGAGAGTTTCTTAGATTATATTTCCGAAAAAACAGTTCTTTTTATTCAAAATACTGAAGGACTTTTTTCTCAGTTGGACAAACAGTTTGCAAGAGCAGAGGAAGCTTTTGAGAAACTTTCGAAAGAAATAAAACATGCTACGCCAGAACAATTATTTTTAAATCAGGCGTCATTTATCAAAAGATCTTTAGATTTTTCAGTTGTAGAATTGGCTTCAAGACCAGTTTATAAAACAACTAAGAAATTCGAATTTCATATTCAGCCACAGCCATCTTTCAATAAACAATTTGATTTATTGTTGAATAATCTGAGCGACAATCATTTTAACGGATATGTCAATTATCTGTTTTGTTCGAATGATACACAAGCAAAACGTTTTCATGATATTTTTGAAAGCTTAGACGAAGCGAATTCTGAAAATATCAGGAAACATTATCACACGATTGTATTGCCGTTGTATCAAGGTTTTATTGATGAAGAAAATCAGATTACAGCTTATACCGATCATCAGATTTTTGAGCGTTATCATAAATTCAACATTAAAAACGGATATTCTAAAAAGCAGAATATCACTTTAAAAGAATTAACCGCACTTTCTGTAGGTGATTATGTAACGCACATTGATCATGGAATCGGGAAGTTTGGCGGACTGCAGAAAATTCAGGTTGAAGGCAAAACGCAAGAAGCCATAAAATTGGTTTATGCTGATAATGATATTGTGTATGTGAGTATTCACTCGCTTCATAAAATCTCGAAATACAACGGAAAAGACGGAACGCCTCCGAAAATCTATAAACTTGGATCGAACGCTTGGAAGGTTTTAAAACAAAAAACCAAAGCGCGTGTCAAACACATTGCATTCAACTTGATTCAGCTTTATGCAAAACGCCGTTTAGAAAAAGGTTTTCAGTTTGCGCCAGACAGTTATTTACAAAACGAATTAGAAAGTTCGTTTATCTACGAAGATACACCAGACCAAATGAAATCGACGGCAGAAGTAAAAGCCGATATGGAAAGCGATCGTCCAATGGATCGTTTGGTTTGTGGTGATGTTGGTTTTGGAAAAACGGAAGTAGCGATTCGTGCTGCTTTTAAAGCCGTTGATAATAGCAAACAAGTAGCGGTTTTAGTTCCGACAACCATTTTGGCGTATCAGCATTATAGAACTTTCTCTGAACGTTTGAAAGATATGCCGGTTTCAATTGGTTATTTGAACCGATTCAGAACGGCGAAACAAAAAACACAAACCTTAAAAGATTTAGCTGAAGGAAAACTAGACATCGTAATTGGAACACATCAGTTAGTAAACAAAAATGTAGTTTTTAAAGATCTTGGTTTATTGATTGTCGATGAGGAACAAAAGTTTGGCGTAAACGTAAAAGATAAACTGAAAACTATTGCTGCGAATGTTGATACGCTGACTTTGACAGCAACGCCAATTCCGAGAACTTTACAGTTTTCGTTAATGGCGGCACGAGATTTATCGGTAATTACAACGCCTCCGCCAAATCGATATCCTATTGAAACTAATGTGGTTGGTTTTAATGAAGAAATTATCCGTGATGCTATTTCGTATGAAATTCAGAGAAACGGACAAGTTTTCTTTATCAATAATAGAATTGAAAATATAAAAGAAGTGGCAGGAATGATTCAGCGTTTGGTTCCAAATGCAAGAGTCGGAATTGGTCACGGACAAATGGATGGTGCCAAACTCGAAGAACTGATGTTAGGTTTCATGAACGGAGATTTTGATGTTTTGGTAGCAACGACAATAATCGAAAGTGGTTTAGACGTCCCAAATGCCAACACGATTTTCATCAATAACGCCAATAATTTCGGATTATCAGATTTGCATCAAATGCGCGGTCGAGTAGGGCGAAGCAATAAAAAAGCATTCTGTTATTTCATCTGTCCGCCGTATTCATCAATGACCGAAGATGCGAGAAAACGTATTCAGGCATTGGAGCAATTTAGCGAATTAGGAAGCGGTTTCAATATTGCAATGAAAGACCTTGAAATTCGTGGAGCAGGAGATTTATTAGGTGGAGAACAAAGCGGTTTCATCAACGAAATTGGTTTTGATACTTATCAAAAAATCATGAATGAAGCGATTGAAGAATTGAAGGAAAACGAATTCAAAGATTTATACCCGGAAGAAAATGATATCGATACCAAAGAGTATGTAAAAGACATTCAAATTGATGCTGATTTTGAACTTTTATTCCCAGATGAATATATCAACAACGTTTCGGAACGTTTGGTTTTATATAACGAATTGGGTGCCATAAAAGACGAAGCTGGTTTACAGGAATTTGAGAAAAAACTAATTGACCGTTTCGGACCATTGCCAAAACCTGCGATTGCACTTCTAAATAGCATCAGAATAAAATGGATTGCCACGAAAGTTGGAATAGAGAAATTGGTTTTGAAACAAGGCAAAATGATTGGTTATTTCGTTTCAGATCAGCAGTCTGATTATTATCAATCTGTGAAGTTCAGAAACGTTTTAAACTTCGTTCAAAAGCATGCTTCACTCTGCAAAATGAAAGAAAAACAAACCGTAAACGGCTTACGTTTATTATTGACATTTGAAAATGTGAAGTCTATAAAACGTGCGCTGGAATTGATGGAGTTGTTTGAAGAGTAAAGTTTGAGTTAATTGTTTTGTGTTAAATTAGTCTTACCATATATGAGTAAAAAAATTAGAATATTTTATTTTTTGATTTTAGTTATTGTTTGTAGCTGTAGTTCTGATAATTCTACCGAAAATAATCCAAATTTAAACAAGGGATTATTAAAATCTGTAGATTCTGGAAAGGATGGTAAAGAAGAATTTGAATATGAAAACGGATATTTAACGAAAGTAATTCCTAATACGCCTGGAATAATGATAACGGAATATCGGTATGAGTATAATAATAAAGGAAAGCTTATAGCTTCAATAACTTTAATAGCAAATGAAAAACTTAAAAGTTCTTACTCCTATGATACTCAGAATAGATTAATTAAAGTAGTTAAAGAAGGTACGGCTGATTATTCAGTATTAGAATATTTTTCGGATAAAATTATTGTAAAAAATCATATTGAAACAGCTTTAAATAAACCTAAAGATTTAATTTCTGAAGTATACATTGATAATAATGGAAGAATAATTAAAACGATTCAAATTCCTCCTTCTAATTTTGATGAATATTTAATTAAGGAGTTTAAATATGATAGTAATGGTAACGTTGTACAGGTTATCAATCGTGAAAATACAAATCAAGCACCGGGCTTAATTGTTGATTATGAATATGATAACAAAAAGAGTCCTGAATATTTAAGTTATAAATATTATAATGAAAGTCTTTACTATTGGATGTTTAGCAATACCAATTCAATAATTGCTATGTCGCCTAACAATATTATTTCAATAAAAAGTCCTACGAGTTCTGTTATAAGGCAGATGACATATAATGAAGATAATTTTCCAATTAATATCATTCATTCTATTTATCAAGGGAGTTCATCCACTCCTTCATCTACAAGTAACAAAACTTATAAATATTATGAGTAAAAAATGTCCAATAGTCTCGATTTGTAATCTGTGCCCGTTTTCTATTGACTTTCGAAAATGTGAAATATATAAAATGTGCGCTGGAGTTAATGGAATTGTTTGAGGAGTAAAAGATAACATGTAACTATTATTTAAAGGCTTTTGATTTAAAAATCGGAAGCTTTTTTCTTTTTAAGATATTGGCTTTATTTATTGTTTTAAAGACTTTTAAATGAAGTTTTTACTTTTAGAGAAATGTACATTTGCAGCATTGTAAATGATTAATAGTAACATGGAAAACGAGATAAAAACATTAAAAGATTTTGTAGAAGGAATTATAACTTCTAAAGATTTTGAAAAAGTATTGTTTGAAAACACAAAATTACAGGAACTGCTTTTAGATGATACTTTAAAGCTACAAAATACATATATAGGAAATTCAACAATATTTTTATATTTAGTTGAACAAAAAATGCAAAGTATAGGAGGTCGATTGAATGCACAAGGGGCTGTAGAATTGTTTTTGACCAAGAAGGGAATTAGTTTTAAAAAATATGAAAAATATAGTGATGATTACGGTCTTATATTAGACTCACAACCAAAATATATTGATGCAGATCTTGATTTTATTGAAAAGTATATTTTGCCATCAGAAGTAAATAAATCAAAATTAGAGTTGAAAAAAGAGATGAAAGATCGATTTTCAACCCTATTTAAATATCAAACGAAACCGCCAAAATGGATTCAAAACCCAAATTGGATTATAAAAGAAGAAAAGCCACTTTTCTTTTTAGGGCAATTTGAAATTAAAAATTGTGATATTTTTCATGATGATGGAATGGTTTATTTGTTTGTAAACGAATCAACAGGTGAAATAGAAACTGTGAAACAATTTTATTAGAAAAAGGCGTATAAAGAAATTATACGCCTTTTAATTTTATTCTAAAAATCAACTTATTTAACTATCAGTTTTTTAGTCACATTAAAATCTTTAGAAATAATATTTACTATATAAACTCCTGTAGATAAATGATGATTAACTTGTCCTGATGCAGAAAGTCTTTCTGTCAAAAGAGTTCTTCCGTTCAAATCAGAAACGAAAATTTTTGCAGCATCTCCAATTGCTAATTCTGGCATTAAAATATTAAATACATTGTTTGTCGCTGGATTTGGGTAAATACCGATTACTGGTTCCGTTGCAGAAACTTCTTCAGCATTTAAAGCCATTTTTGATGTTCCAACTGTTGTTGGTTCCAATTGCCATTGCGCGCTGTACCAGCCGTCTTGCGAATTTCCGTATTGTGCCGAACCTGTCTGGTTTTCGATATGAATAATATTTCCTGTCTGCCATCTGTTTCTTAAACGAACCCAAGTTCCGTCAATGTAATCGCTTGACCATTGCGCGCTCCAGAAAGTGGTATCAGTAATATTACATTGAACTGTTCCTGTTTGGCCTTCAATATTCATCAATTCACCAGTTGCTGCATTTTTAAGAACAAAATATGTGGCGTCAATAGCGATTTTTTGCCATTTATAATTGTTGCCAGAAACGGTTGTTCCGTAACCTGTGTTTGTTCCAGCATCAGATAAATAAGCGCCAGTCCATCTGTTTTTGATCGTGTAATAATTTCCTCCTCCAGAAGCTGTTGTAACCGATACTAAACATGTACTAGTTTTGTTTCCGTCAACAGTTGTAACGGTAATTGTCGCTGTTCCATTCGCGACAGCGGTAATTAAACCAGAAGAATTTACGGTCGCCACAGCCGTATTGTTTGAGCTATATGTTACCGATTTGTTAGTTGCATTTGCAGGAAGAATTGTTGGGGTCAATTGCTGTGTTCCGCCAACATTTAATGAAGCTGTCGTTGGACTTAAACTTACACTTGTAACAGCAACACCAGTTCCTGGATTAGAATCGTACCAAGTGCTGTTCATGTACCATCCGTTTTTATCTCTGCTTAAATCGGCTGTTTGGTTTGTTCCATCATTGAAAATTAAATTGGTCGAAGTTACATTGGTAAAAGTATAGCTGTACCATCCATTTCCAGCATCGGTCATGTTTACTCCTGGCCAGTTTACAGTTGCTAAAACTCCTGTTGGTAAAGCATTCCAATAGTAGATTTTAATTCCAGTTCCCCAATTTGATGGTTTATAGAAATAAACAGTAAAATTGGTATTCGGATTAACCGTAATAGTTGCCGAAGCCGTTTTGTTTCCGTCTTGTGTTGTTGCTATGATTGTTGCAGTTCCCGCTGCGACAGCTGTAACAAGCCCGCTTGAATTTACCGTTGCAACTGCTGTATTGTTTGATGACCAAGTTACATTTTTGTTTGTTGCATTTGTTGGCGAAATCGTTGCTGTAAGCTGTTGTGTGTTTCCTGCATATAAACTTGCAGAAGTTGGTGAAACCGCTACCGAAGAAACAGGAATCGTAGAAACAGTTATAGCTGAAGTTGCTGTTTTGTTTCCGTCAGCAGTTGTAACCGTAATAGTTGTTGTTCCAGCAGAAACTGCCGTAACTAACCCAGATGCGTTTACTGTTGCTACAGCCGTATTGCTAGAAGACCAGCTCACATTCTGATTTGTAGCATTTGCAGGTGCAATTGTAGGGTTTAATTGCTGTGTTGATCCTAAACCAACAGTTACCGTAGTTGGACTAACAGAAACGCCAGTAACCGCTACAACAGGAGCATTTGTATTAGTTAAAACCAAATATTCATACGCAGCAAAATTACGTGTAGAACCTGCAGTTAAAGTTACCGAAGCATTATTGTTATACGGATTTACATAAGTTCCTGCTAAGGCTGCTGGAATAACATACGATTTAGCCGCATTTCTCAAATTCGACATTACGATTACTTTTTCTGTTCCTAAAGTTTTAGTGAAAATGCTGATGTCATCATTTGCGTAAGTAGTCAAATCACCGCGACGTATAGCTGCACTTTGTGTTCTAAAATTTAGAATCTTAGCAAAATCGGCTGCAGCGGTAGGGTTTTGTGACCAGTTGAATTTGAAGTTTGTCCAAGGCCAATCGGTTTTTGGTTCGTAATCTATTTCCTGTCCGCTCATTAAAAAAGGAACGCCTCTCATGTAAGCTGAAACTAAGAAATTGGCAACTATTCCGTTATGATTTTTAAATACAACAAATGGTCTTCTCACACCATCATCATTGGTGTAAGTATCGTGATTTCCAGTATATCTAACGATTTGCTGATTTCCAGTTGCTTTAGCATATTCATATGTCGTCTGATCTTGAATTCTTTGAGAAACAGGTCCTCCACTAGCAATATCATATAAACCAGCGTGAAACCATCGGTCTCCATAATTCATGTCAAAACCAACTTCAAAGTTTTCTTGTCTGTCTCCTTCGGCTAACATTAATAATTTATGAGATGTAATTCCTCTAAGGTTAGAATTAACTTCTGACCAGAAATCTAAAGGAGGATTGTTTGCATAATCGCAACGATAACCGTCAACGTTTGCAGCGAAAATCCAGTAGCGCATGGCATCTTTTATGGCTGCTCGTGTAGCAGAACTATTAAGATCAAGCGCAGCAATATCAGAGAAGTTTCCTAATTGCTGAATTGTAGTTCCAGTTCGTTTATAATATTCAGGATGCGAAACGGTCCAGACATTGTCCCAAGAAGTTCCATTGATGGCAATATCCAAAATCACAGCCATTCCGCGGCTGTGTGCACCATCAACCAAAGTTCTTAAATCAGCCAAAGAACCATATTCAGAACCAACGGCTTTAAAATCTTTGATACAATAGGGCGAAGCCGAACTTCGGGAATCGGTGCCGTGGGGAAAAATAGGCATTAAATAAATAACATTTGTTCCAAGTGCTTTTATATTGTCTAATCTAGCGGTTACTCCGGCTAAATCTCCGTTGGCACTAAACGGACGAATATGCACTTGATACATATTGATATCTCTCGTATCAGGAACACCAGCAAATGGTGTCCCGTATTGAGCAGGATCTTGTGCATAAACTGAACCTGCAAACAATAATAGAAAGCAAAATATTGCTTTGGTAATATGAAATAATCTAGTGGTAATTTTGATTTTCATAATAATAGTTTTTTGCATGCTTGTCGGCATTTATAACTAAAATTCATTCTCACTCGCATTGTTTTTAAATTCGACAAACATTTTGTGGTTAATAGTTTTCAAAATAGTAAGTTTTAATTTTGCTCAAAAATAAGCATAGGTTTCTTGCCACGAATTACACGAATTAGCACAAATTTTCATTTGCGGTTTTTTAATTTGTGGAATTCGCGTAATTCGTGGCAAAAAACTTAGAAACTGAGTGTTTCAGTTCCGATAGCTATTGGGATAGCACCTAAATTATAATTTTTTCAATCCTTTTAAATCTGAAGCAGTTCCTTCTTTGATGCTGATGGCAACACCACCACCTGGAGCTAAATATTGCTTCAGTTTACTTTTTGAGTTTACGATAACTTTAGTAACCGTATATTTTTGGGGATTTTTATTCCAATTAGCGTCTTTAGCATCGGCATAAATAGTGGCAACGAAATTTTTTCCTGCAGGTAAATAATCAAATGAAATGTTGGCTGTTCTTGCATTTTCATCTGTAATTCCGCCAATAAACCATTCATTTTTGCCTTTTGCTTTTCTTGCAATTGTAATATAATCTCCTGGTTCAGCTTCTAGAATATAGCTGTTATCCCAATCTACAGCTACATCTTTAATGAACTGAAAAGCATCTGGAAAACGCTCATAATTTCCAGGAATATCAGCAGCCATTTGCAGCGGACTGTACATGGTCACATAATAAGCCAATTGTTTTACTAAAGTGGTGTTTACTCGTTGTGAACTTCCAGTTCCGTAATACGAAAGATCGGTTTGGAAAATTCCCGGCGTATAATCCATTGGACCACCCATTAAACGGGTGAATGGTAAAATGGTGGTGTGATCTGGAGCTAATCCTCCCATAGATTCAAACTCAGTACCGCGCGCTGATTCCTGAGCAATCCAGTTTGGATAAGTTCTGTTTAATCCCGTTGGACGAACGGCTTCATGGCTGTTGATCATGATTTTATAATCGGCAGCACGTTTCACAACGTTAATGTAATGATTCACCATCCATTGTCCGTCGTGATGCTCTCCACGCGGAATAATTTTTCCAACATATCCTGTTTTTACAGCATCATAACCATTATCATTCATAAATTGAAAAGCACGATCCAAACGGCGTTCGTAATTGGTTGCCGATCCTGAAGTTTCGTGATGCATGATAATTTTTACGCCTTTTGAAGCGGCATATTTATGAACTGCTTTTACATCAAAATCAGGATAAGCGGTTACAAAATCAAAAACTTCTTCTTTCCAGTTATTAATCCAGTCTTCCCAACCAATATTCCAACCTTCAATAAGAATCGCATCAAAACCATTTTTAGCGGCAAAATCAATATATTCTTTTGCGCGTTCTGTTGTGGCTCCGTGTTTTCCGTTTGGTGTAAGTTTGGTAAAATCATCAGTTAATTTTACGTTTGTTTCTTGTCCAAAAGCCCAAGTACTTCTTCCTGCAACGAAATATTCCCACCAGATTCCGATGTATTTTACTGGTTTTATCCAAGAAACATCTTTATAGCTTGTAGGCTCGTTAAGGTTTAAAATCAATTTGGAAGCTAGAATATCTGTCGCTTTATCGCTTACCACAATAGTTCTCCAAGGAGATTGTGCATCGGTTTGCATGTAACCTTTTGCACCAACGGCATCGGGAGCCAAATGACTGACCATTTTATTGTTTACAGGATCAACTTCAAGATACATGGCCGGATAATTGATTAATCCTGCTTCGTGAATGTTGATGTATAAACCATCATCAGATTTCATCATTGATGGCGTTTGTATTGATAATGCTGCGATTGGCCATTGTGAATTGATTTCGATAGTGGCTTTTTTCATCAGTGAAGGAATCTCTGAAATTTTTGAAGTGGTATACGCATATTCATTGGTATCATAATCTCCCGGAATCCAGAAAATTTTATGATTTCCAGCTAAGTTAAATTGCGAGCGTTCTTCTTTAATTACAAAATAGCTCAGGTCATTTTGTTTTGGAAATTCGTATCTAAATCCTAATCCATCATTGAATAGACGGAAACGAATTCTAATAAATCTGTTATTGTTTTTCGCTTGCGCTAAAGTGACAACCAATTCGTTGTAATGATTTCGAATTGTTTTTTCTTCACCTAAAACCGGATTCCAACTTTCATCAACAGAAGATTGTGCTGTATTTGTAACGGTAAAACCATCCAAAAACGAAGGCATATTTTGAAGTTCTAAACCTAAAGAACTAGGTTTAATAACCGGTTTTTGTTTGTATGATAATTGATAAGACGGAATTCCGTCTTCTTTCAATTCAAATTTTAAGGAAAGATTTTTGTCTGGCGAAGTTATTTCTTGTGCTTTAACCGCTAAAGTGCAGAAGCAAACGAAAAATAAAAGCGCAGTTTTCCTGCCCAAACGAATTTGGAACAGTATTTTTTGGGATTGAAAATTCATGTTTTTTAGTTTTTACAAATCTATTTGTATCAGAAGCGTTATTGTTTTTTTAAGGATTAAATATTGGTAAGCTTCTAAATTGATTTCTGTGCCAATTGCTATTTGATTTCCAGTTAATGCATCTGTCCAATTGGTGTTGGCCAAAGCAGTTGGAGCAGTATATTTTACATTTTTATTTTTGATATTAGCAACAATTAAAACCTTATCGGTTGTGGTTTCCATGGTAAAAACACTCACATCATTACTGCTGTAACCAGTTAGT from Flavobacterium sp. KACC 22763 includes these protein-coding regions:
- the mfd gene encoding transcription-repair coupling factor, with translation MSKNALYTTYDNLPKAEQIAKNLLEGNQVKMNISGLLGSAVSFIIRSVFKKTELPFLIVLYNKEEAAYYLNDLEQMIGEQDVLFYPASFRRPYQIDETDNANVLLRAEVLNRINSRKKPAVIVTYPEALFEKVVTRRELDKNTLKVALNDKISIDFINEVLFEYEFKRVDFITEPGEFSVRGGIVDVFSFSNDHPYRIEFFGNEVDSIRTFDVETQLSVETHKKITIIPNVENKLFQENRESFLDYISEKTVLFIQNTEGLFSQLDKQFARAEEAFEKLSKEIKHATPEQLFLNQASFIKRSLDFSVVELASRPVYKTTKKFEFHIQPQPSFNKQFDLLLNNLSDNHFNGYVNYLFCSNDTQAKRFHDIFESLDEANSENIRKHYHTIVLPLYQGFIDEENQITAYTDHQIFERYHKFNIKNGYSKKQNITLKELTALSVGDYVTHIDHGIGKFGGLQKIQVEGKTQEAIKLVYADNDIVYVSIHSLHKISKYNGKDGTPPKIYKLGSNAWKVLKQKTKARVKHIAFNLIQLYAKRRLEKGFQFAPDSYLQNELESSFIYEDTPDQMKSTAEVKADMESDRPMDRLVCGDVGFGKTEVAIRAAFKAVDNSKQVAVLVPTTILAYQHYRTFSERLKDMPVSIGYLNRFRTAKQKTQTLKDLAEGKLDIVIGTHQLVNKNVVFKDLGLLIVDEEQKFGVNVKDKLKTIAANVDTLTLTATPIPRTLQFSLMAARDLSVITTPPPNRYPIETNVVGFNEEIIRDAISYEIQRNGQVFFINNRIENIKEVAGMIQRLVPNARVGIGHGQMDGAKLEELMLGFMNGDFDVLVATTIIESGLDVPNANTIFINNANNFGLSDLHQMRGRVGRSNKKAFCYFICPPYSSMTEDARKRIQALEQFSELGSGFNIAMKDLEIRGAGDLLGGEQSGFINEIGFDTYQKIMNEAIEELKENEFKDLYPEENDIDTKEYVKDIQIDADFELLFPDEYINNVSERLVLYNELGAIKDEAGLQEFEKKLIDRFGPLPKPAIALLNSIRIKWIATKVGIEKLVLKQGKMIGYFVSDQQSDYYQSVKFRNVLNFVQKHASLCKMKEKQTVNGLRLLLTFENVKSIKRALELMELFEE
- a CDS encoding Ig-like domain-containing protein — encoded protein: MKIKITTRLFHITKAIFCFLLLFAGSVYAQDPAQYGTPFAGVPDTRDINMYQVHIRPFSANGDLAGVTARLDNIKALGTNVIYLMPIFPHGTDSRSSASPYCIKDFKAVGSEYGSLADLRTLVDGAHSRGMAVILDIAINGTSWDNVWTVSHPEYYKRTGTTIQQLGNFSDIAALDLNSSATRAAIKDAMRYWIFAANVDGYRCDYANNPPLDFWSEVNSNLRGITSHKLLMLAEGDRQENFEVGFDMNYGDRWFHAGLYDIASGGPVSQRIQDQTTYEYAKATGNQQIVRYTGNHDTYTNDDGVRRPFVVFKNHNGIVANFLVSAYMRGVPFLMSGQEIDYEPKTDWPWTNFKFNWSQNPTAAADFAKILNFRTQSAAIRRGDLTTYANDDISIFTKTLGTEKVIVMSNLRNAAKSYVIPAALAGTYVNPYNNNASVTLTAGSTRNFAAYEYLVLTNTNAPVVAVTGVSVSPTTVTVGLGSTQQLNPTIAPANATNQNVSWSSSNTAVATVNASGLVTAVSAGTTTITVTTADGNKTATSAITVSTIPVSSVAVSPTSASLYAGNTQQLTATISPTNATNKNVTWSSNNTAVATVNSSGLVTAVAAGTATIIATTQDGNKTASATITVNPNTNFTVYFYKPSNWGTGIKIYYWNALPTGVLATVNWPGVNMTDAGNGWYSYTFTNVTSTNLIFNDGTNQTADLSRDKNGWYMNSTWYDSNPGTGVAVTSVSLSPTTASLNVGGTQQLTPTILPANATNKSVTYSSNNTAVATVNSSGLITAVANGTATITVTTVDGNKTSTCLVSVTTASGGGNYYTIKNRWTGAYLSDAGTNTGYGTTVSGNNYKWQKIAIDATYFVLKNAATGELMNIEGQTGTVQCNITDTTFWSAQWSSDYIDGTWVRLRNRWQTGNIIHIENQTGSAQYGNSQDGWYSAQWQLEPTTVGTSKMALNAEEVSATEPVIGIYPNPATNNVFNILMPELAIGDAAKIFVSDLNGRTLLTERLSASGQVNHHLSTGVYIVNIISKDFNVTKKLIVK
- a CDS encoding glycoside hydrolase family 97 protein → MNFQSQKILFQIRLGRKTALLFFVCFCTLAVKAQEITSPDKNLSLKFELKEDGIPSYQLSYKQKPVIKPSSLGLELQNMPSFLDGFTVTNTAQSSVDESWNPVLGEEKTIRNHYNELVVTLAQAKNNNRFIRIRFRLFNDGLGFRYEFPKQNDLSYFVIKEERSQFNLAGNHKIFWIPGDYDTNEYAYTTSKISEIPSLMKKATIEINSQWPIAALSIQTPSMMKSDDGLYINIHEAGLINYPAMYLEVDPVNNKMVSHLAPDAVGAKGYMQTDAQSPWRTIVVSDKATDILASKLILNLNEPTSYKDVSWIKPVKYIGIWWEYFVAGRSTWAFGQETNVKLTDDFTKLTPNGKHGATTERAKEYIDFAAKNGFDAILIEGWNIGWEDWINNWKEEVFDFVTAYPDFDVKAVHKYAASKGVKIIMHHETSGSATNYERRLDRAFQFMNDNGYDAVKTGYVGKIIPRGEHHDGQWMVNHYINVVKRAADYKIMINSHEAVRPTGLNRTYPNWIAQESARGTEFESMGGLAPDHTTILPFTRLMGGPMDYTPGIFQTDLSYYGTGSSQRVNTTLVKQLAYYVTMYSPLQMAADIPGNYERFPDAFQFIKDVAVDWDNSYILEAEPGDYITIARKAKGKNEWFIGGITDENARTANISFDYLPAGKNFVATIYADAKDANWNKNPQKYTVTKVIVNSKSKLKQYLAPGGGVAISIKEGTASDLKGLKKL